The Fimbriimonadaceae bacterium nucleotide sequence TCATGCCCGTCATAGAACAGATCAACGAGTTAGAGCCCGGCCTTGAGGCTCTGAGCGATGAGCAGTTGCGCCAAAAGACCGACGAGTTTCGAGATCGGATCGGGCGTGGAGAAACGCTTGAAAAGTTACTTCCGGAGGCGTTTGCCGTCGTCCGTGAAGCGAGTCGTCGCGTCCTAAACATGCGTCAGTTCGATGTGCAGTTTGTGGGCGGAACGGTGCTGCACCAGGGTCGGATAGCGGAGATGCGAACCGGGGAAGGTAAGACCCTTGTCGCCGTCGCGCCGATGTACCTCAACGCCCTGTCCGGCAAGGGCGCACACCTCGTTACGGTTAACGACTACCTAGCCAGACGCGACGCCGTATGGATGGGGCCGATTTATCACTTCTTAGGGATGAGTGTCGGCATCATCCAAGGACAAGGGGCTGACAGCGACGAACTGGGAGGGAGCTTCATCTACGATCCCAGTTATATCCACGAGGATCCGAGGTACCTGCACTGTCGCCCGTGCTCGCGCCGTGAGGCATACCTTTGCGATATCACCTACGGGACGAACCACGAGTTTGGCTTCGATTACCTTAGGGACAATATGGCCTTTCAGGTTGACCAGCTGTCGATGCGCGAACTGAACTTTGCGCTTATCGACGAGGTCGACTCAATCCTTATCGACGAAGCGAGAACGCCGCACATCATCAGCGGCCCGAGCGTTGAGGACACGAACGTTTACCGCACGGTCGATGCCGTCGTGAGACAAATGCAACCGGAGTTGCACTTTACTCTTGACAAGAAGAACAAGAGCGCTTCGCTTACCGAAGACGGTATGGACTATGCGGAGGTTGAGCTTGGACTCGACAACATTGCCAGTGATCCCCGCGTGATGCACCACTTGGGCGCTGCGGTAAAGGCTTATGGCGTCTTCGAGAAGAATGTCGACTATGTCGTTCGCGGTAACGAGGTCGTCATTATCGATGAGAATACAGGACGCCCCATGTTCGGAAGGCGATACTCTGACGGTCTCCACCAGGCCCTGGAAGCTAAAGAAAACGTTCCCATTCAGAGAGAGAGCCAAACCGTCGCGGTCATCACGTTCCAGAACCTGTTCCGCATGTATAACAAGCTTGCTGGAATGACGGGTACCGCGAAAACTGAGGAGGACGAGTTCCGCAAGATTTACGGTTTGGACGTGGTCGTCGTGCCCACGCACCGGGACATGATCCGTAAAGACCAGGAGGACGTGGTCTTTAAGTCGATGGACGCAAAAATGCGTGGCATCGCTCGCGAGATCCTCCGGCTTTATTCCAAGCAACAGCCGGTCTTGGTGGGCACGCGTTCGATCGAAATGTCCGAACAGGTGTCGGCACGATTGACTGCGGATTCTTTGCAGAGGTTGATCCTGACCGACAGAGCGTTCGACAAAGTCAACAACGACAAGTCCACAACAAAGGACCAGAAGCGGGAAGCGGAAGTGCTTTTCACACAAGACCTCCTCGAAATGGAGTCTTCTTTGATCACCTCCGTCCTAACGACGTTGGGCTTGCCGAGCAGCGCCACTTCATCGGAAACGATGGAATGGTTCCTCTCGCTACACGACCTTCCGGCTGGCTCCGCGACATACCTTGAAGAGGCACTTAGACACGGAATTCCGCACAACGTCCTGAACGCTAAGTATCACGAGAAGGAAGCGGCGATCATCAGCGAAGCAGGTCGCAAAGGGGCTGTGACCATCGCCACAAACATGGCGGGCCGCGGCGTCGACATTCTCTTGGGCGGCCGTGTCGCGGACGAGACGGTTAAGCTGGCCCGGCAACAGGAGGCTGAGGACGGCGGCGTGGCCAGCGAATACGCTGACACGTTCATGTCCTTCCGGCGCGGAGGCAAGGAAAGAGCGGCGCCACCACTACCGCTTAACGATACGGAAAGGCGCGAACTTGCCGAAGAGGTGCGGGCGCTGGGCGGCCTCTACATTCTGGGAACGGAACGCCACGAGAGCCGCCGCATCGACAACCAGCTGCGCGGCCGCGCTGGCCGCCAGGGTGACCCGGGTGAATCTCGCTTCTTCGTTTCGTTAGAGGACATGCTGTGGCGGATCTTCAATGCCAAGATGCTTGAAAATCCGGTGCTCAAGGCCTGGCCACCCATGGAGGAGGTGCGCGCAAAGTTCATCACTGGAATGATCCAGAAGACGCAAGAAAGGATTGAGAACCACTTCTTCGAAGCGCGTAAGCACGTGCTTGAATACGACGACGTTCTTAACGCTCAACGCGAGACGATCTACGGCCTGCGGCGAGAGATCCTTCTTGGGAAGGACTGCGGGAGCGAACTGGACCAAGCCGTGCGTGAAGTCATCCCGTCCGTATGCGATACGGGTTGGGGTGTGGACGAAGAGACAGCCGCGCCAATCTACAACTACGAGAAGGTCTATGAACACCTTAACGAAATCTTCCCGCTCATCGACGACATGAGCCTCTCGCAGTTCAAGACACTTGAGCCAGGGCCGGGCATGGTTCAAGAAGTCATGGCAGTGGCGGACCGATCGCTCAATCGAAAGATGGAGGAGTTCGGCAAGGACTTGACCGGGGAAGTGCAACGGCATGTCATGTTGCGGGCCGTCAACGACAAGTGGATGGAGCACCTGCAAATGATCGACTACATCCGCGAGGGTATCGGCCTTCGCGGCTATGGACAGGTCGACCCGCTTGTGGCTTACAAGCGCGAGACGTTCGACCTCTTCAAAGGGACGATGAAGTCGATTCGCGAACAGGCCGTTAAAATGCTTTTCCATGCGCAGGTCCGGGCCGAGCAAGCCGAGCAACCGCAGATGGCGCGCGTGGAAGAAGACCCGGGGAGCCTCAACGGTAGCGGCGCGGAAACGGCTGCGGCGAGCCAGGTTTCGGCTGTCGCAGTTGCCTCTAGAGACTTTGACGAGGACAACTACGACTGGACGAAGGTTGGGCGCAACGACTTGTGCCCGTGTGGCAGCGGCAAGAAGTTTAAGTCTTGCCACTATCCGCAACTTCGAGCGAAGGGCGTCCTCTAAGTCCCGTGCAAACTAAGCAATGATCGTGCCGATCGGGCTCTTGGTCGTTAAGTGCACATTCTGTGCGCTGTTCGCGATCGCTTTCCTCCAGTCAGGGATCGACAAGGTCTCTGACTGGGCAGGGAACTTAGGCTGGCTGAAAGGCCACTTCGAGAAGACGTTCTTGGCGAAAAGTATCCCGGCCATGCTCGGAGTGCTGACGGTTATGGAACTGTCGACGGGCCTTGCCTGCGCAGGCTCGTTCTTTGCACTCCTCATGGGCATCGATACCGTTTTGCCCGTCTATGCGCTGGCCGGCTGTTGCGCCACGCTTCTTGCGTTGTTCTTCGGGCAAAGAATCGCAAAGGACTATGCAGGAGCTGCCGGACTGGTCCCCTATATCCTTGCGGCCGGGTTCGGAACTCTAGTGGTCAGTTTCACGCCCACTTAAAGGATAAGTTCGCTAAGACACTTAGCGTCGAGCAGTGGTTCGGCTCTTCTCGTGAGGGTATCTCTTCTGGAACTGGGCGTTCAGACTGCCAAATGCCTTCGCGGTGCCTGGGAGCAGCGTCACTCTCCCGCCTTTGATCGAGGCAGGCAGCATTTCGACCCCTTCGCAGACGCGGTCTCGAAAACGGAGGCGGGCTACCGCGGTATGGGCGGGTAGGGGAGAGACGGCGTTGCCCATCGAATAAAGAATGGGTTTGCCCTGGAAGAACTCGTAGGGTTGCAGAACGTGCGGGTGGGCACCGATCACCGCGTCGGCCCCGGCCCGGACGAACGCTCGGCCCAGTTCCACCTGATAGGGTTTAGGCAAGGTCTTGCGCTCATCGCCCCAGTGCAGCGCGACGATAACGAGGTCCGCCTGCCTCCGTGCGTTTTGAACAATCGTTCGGAGCCGCGCTTCTTGCCTTGCGCCCACGGTGCCGCCCAGGTCGAGCGTGGCGATCCCTGCCGTGTCCTGGGTCGCAGGGCCACACTTCCAGAGCGCCGAGGTCGAGACGAATGCGAGGTAAGAGACGAAGGCGACGCGGGGGCCGTTTGGAGCCTTGAGCACGGCGGCGCGCTCCGCTTCCGCCAGGTTGCGTCCTGCGCCGCACCACTTCACCTTGTTTTGGTCGAGCAACCGCAGCATCTCGTCGAGCCCTGCCTTGCCGTAGTCCATCGCGTGGTTGTTGGCGAGACTCACGACGTCGAAGCCGGCCTCGGCCAAAGGCTTCGCATGACCGGGGTCGGCCTTCAAGACGAACTGGGTGCGGGCTTTCAGCTCGGCCGCGTTCTTCCGGTTTGTGCTTGTCCGTGCCCGCGTCAGGGGGATCTCCAGGTTCGCATAGGCGATATCAGCCTGGCGAACCACGGGGGCGATCCCTTCAAAAGTCCGGCTGCTGGGCGTGACGGCGTTGAGCATCACGTCGCCGACGGCCACCATCGACCAGCTTTGGGCCAGCGCTAAGTAGGCGCCGAACACGGTCATGCGGCACGTTTTACCAGCGAGCAGGCTTTCTAAATAGTCACAGAGCCTCGCGAGGGATAGCCACCGCCCCTATCCGACGGAGTGTTCGAGGCTGACTGCGAGAAGCTTTTGCGCCTCGACCGCGAACTCCATCGGAAGCTCGCGGAAGACGTCTTTGCAGGAGCCGCTGACGATTCTGTCCGCTCCTGCGCTAATCCT carries:
- a CDS encoding preprotein translocase subunit SecA — translated: MLQFLRKLFDTSDRDVKAVMPVIEQINELEPGLEALSDEQLRQKTDEFRDRIGRGETLEKLLPEAFAVVREASRRVLNMRQFDVQFVGGTVLHQGRIAEMRTGEGKTLVAVAPMYLNALSGKGAHLVTVNDYLARRDAVWMGPIYHFLGMSVGIIQGQGADSDELGGSFIYDPSYIHEDPRYLHCRPCSRREAYLCDITYGTNHEFGFDYLRDNMAFQVDQLSMRELNFALIDEVDSILIDEARTPHIISGPSVEDTNVYRTVDAVVRQMQPELHFTLDKKNKSASLTEDGMDYAEVELGLDNIASDPRVMHHLGAAVKAYGVFEKNVDYVVRGNEVVIIDENTGRPMFGRRYSDGLHQALEAKENVPIQRESQTVAVITFQNLFRMYNKLAGMTGTAKTEEDEFRKIYGLDVVVVPTHRDMIRKDQEDVVFKSMDAKMRGIAREILRLYSKQQPVLVGTRSIEMSEQVSARLTADSLQRLILTDRAFDKVNNDKSTTKDQKREAEVLFTQDLLEMESSLITSVLTTLGLPSSATSSETMEWFLSLHDLPAGSATYLEEALRHGIPHNVLNAKYHEKEAAIISEAGRKGAVTIATNMAGRGVDILLGGRVADETVKLARQQEAEDGGVASEYADTFMSFRRGGKERAAPPLPLNDTERRELAEEVRALGGLYILGTERHESRRIDNQLRGRAGRQGDPGESRFFVSLEDMLWRIFNAKMLENPVLKAWPPMEEVRAKFITGMIQKTQERIENHFFEARKHVLEYDDVLNAQRETIYGLRREILLGKDCGSELDQAVREVIPSVCDTGWGVDEETAAPIYNYEKVYEHLNEIFPLIDDMSLSQFKTLEPGPGMVQEVMAVADRSLNRKMEEFGKDLTGEVQRHVMLRAVNDKWMEHLQMIDYIREGIGLRGYGQVDPLVAYKRETFDLFKGTMKSIREQAVKMLFHAQVRAEQAEQPQMARVEEDPGSLNGSGAETAAASQVSAVAVASRDFDEDNYDWTKVGRNDLCPCGSGKKFKSCHYPQLRAKGVL
- a CDS encoding CapA family protein, with the protein product MTVFGAYLALAQSWSMVAVGDVMLNAVTPSSRTFEGIAPVVRQADIAYANLEIPLTRARTSTNRKNAAELKARTQFVLKADPGHAKPLAEAGFDVVSLANNHAMDYGKAGLDEMLRLLDQNKVKWCGAGRNLAEAERAAVLKAPNGPRVAFVSYLAFVSTSALWKCGPATQDTAGIATLDLGGTVGARQEARLRTIVQNARRQADLVIVALHWGDERKTLPKPYQVELGRAFVRAGADAVIGAHPHVLQPYEFFQGKPILYSMGNAVSPLPAHTAVARLRFRDRVCEGVEMLPASIKGGRVTLLPGTAKAFGSLNAQFQKRYPHEKSRTTARR